In the Williamwhitmania sp. genome, one interval contains:
- a CDS encoding response regulator transcription factor — MEANSIKILLAEDDENLGMLLREYLIAKGYEADLFSNGEKAFAGFSQKPYQICILDVMMPIMDGFTVAKKIRQTAPTIPIVFLTAKSMKEDVLEGFNSGADDYMTKPFSIEELVARIEAILRRTQVNHMGADGQIYKIGEYTFDPTKQTLIHADNLTKLTAKESELLLYLCSNRNAVVDRSEVLMAIWSDDSYFNARSMDVYITKLRKFLKEDQSIQIINVRGKGFKLIF, encoded by the coding sequence ATGGAAGCAAACAGCATAAAAATTCTACTTGCCGAGGACGATGAGAACCTAGGCATGCTTCTTAGGGAATATCTAATTGCCAAAGGGTATGAGGCCGATCTTTTTTCCAACGGCGAAAAAGCATTTGCTGGTTTTTCTCAAAAGCCTTACCAGATATGCATTCTAGATGTTATGATGCCAATAATGGATGGTTTTACGGTGGCAAAAAAAATTAGGCAAACTGCTCCAACCATACCCATTGTTTTCTTAACTGCTAAGTCGATGAAGGAAGATGTGCTGGAAGGTTTTAACTCCGGTGCTGACGACTACATGACCAAACCATTTAGCATCGAGGAATTGGTTGCTCGGATCGAGGCTATTTTACGCCGGACGCAAGTTAACCACATGGGGGCAGATGGACAGATATATAAAATTGGCGAGTACACTTTTGATCCTACGAAGCAAACCCTAATTCATGCAGATAACCTTACTAAGCTAACGGCAAAGGAGTCGGAGTTGCTGCTATACCTATGCTCCAACCGGAATGCCGTTGTCGATCGTAGTGAGGTACTCATGGCCATCTGGTCGGATGACAGCTACTTTAATGCACGTAGCATGGATGTGTATATTACCAAACTTAGAAAATTTCTAAAAGAGGACCAATCCATTCAAATTATTAACGTTAGGGGGAAAGGGTTTAAGCTTATTTTCTAA